The Pseudomonas moraviensis genome contains the following window.
GCGAGGCCATCTGGTCACGACTCAGTACCCGAATTTCTTGACGACCATAGAGCGTTGGAACCACCTGATCCCATCCCGAACTCAGCAGTGAAACGATGCATCGCCGATGGTAGTGTGGGGTTTCCCCATGTGAGAGTAGGTCATCGTCAAGATTAAATTCCGAAACCCCAATTGCGAAAGCAGTTGGGGTTTTGTTTTAGTAGAAGTTCCTGTTTTTGCTGGCTTGTTACCGTGTTGACGGGCCAGATAAAGAATTTCTTGACGACCATAGAACATTGGAACCACCTGATCCCATCCCGAACTCAGCAGTGAAACGATGTATCGCCGATGGTAGTGTGGGGTTTCCCCATGTGAGAGTAGGTCATCGTCAAGATTGAATTCCGAAACCCCTGTCTGCTAACGCAGACAGGGGTTTTGTCATTTAAGCGTGTACAAAGATCAGGCTGTTTTACGGGCCTTGCTGCTGCGTCTTGCCTGCCACTTGCGCCACCAGATATAAACCCCCGTCCCTGACAACCCCGCAATCAACACACCCAATACTGCGATCATTATCTGCCCTGTCACCCCGATGATCCGTCCCCCATGTATCGGCAACTGGAGTCGGAAGAACTGCTCCCCAAGCGTGCCCTGTCCTGCTATTTCCTGTCCTAATAATCGGCCATCGGTACCGTGAAAGAACAACCAGGATTTACCGTGTGCGTCCGTATCGTGCTGCCCAAATCCGGCGCCGTAGAAGTTGTACTCAAAGCTGTAATACAACTCGCCGATTGCCGCCGTCAGTCCTAATCGCTTCCCCTCCTGCAATGCCCTTTCGTACACCTGTTGATAGCTCAACTGTGTCGTCCCCAGTTCATCGACTGGCATTTGCCCTCTGGCTTCATAAACGCTCGGCTCTATCGGCGAAAATAGCGAAACAGCAGGCTTGAACACCTGACTAGGCAAGTTCATCGCGACGCTGCTGACGGCGATCGGCAACAGCAGCAGCCATAGCCATAATCCTCCGGCGCGGTGCAGGTCGAAGTTCAAGCGGTAGGCATGCCCGCTTTTCACCTTCCACGCAGTAGCCCATTTCTTCCAGAATGGCTTGCCACGCGGGAAGGTCAGCCACAATGCGACAAAACAGTCGATCACCCACGCGATGGCCACCAGGCCCATCAACAGCAATCCCCAGTTACCCGGCAATGTCAGGTTGTAGTGAAACTCCAGAATGAACGGGATCAGGTTCTCCCGCTGAAAACAGCATTCACCCCAATAGCGCGCGCCTTTTTGCTCCGCGCTGACCGGGTCCAGATAGAACACTTGATTGCGTTCATCGAACGGCTGGCCCGTCGCAGGATCGTTGCGTGGAACTGCCGCCAGCAGCGCCGTATGCCCCGCCTCATGGGGATACTCCATGTACCAGACCTGCAGTTTCGGATGTGCAGTCTGCACCGCATCCACCAACGCGCCCGGCGACAAGCGCTCACCGACTGACGTCGCCTCAAAGAACTGCGGATTCAGCCATTCATCCAGTTCGTGATTGAACGCCAGCACACTGCCGGTCAGCCCGGCCAACAATAGAAACACCGCAATGGCCAAGCCAATGTAACGATGCAACAAAACCAGAAACGCACGCATGCAAGACACCCCGAAGAAACGACAAAGCCAGCCCCTGAGATCAGGCGCTGGCTTTTTTATACGCAGGACAATGCTTTAGAACTGATAGCTGACGGTCGCCGCTACGTTGCGTTCTTCGCCCATGTAGCAGAAGTTCAGACTGGCGCAGGACGCGACATAGGATTCGTTGGTCAGGTTGTTCGCATTGAGCCGAACATCAACACCCTTCAAACCAATCTTGCCCAGGTCATAACCAATCGACGCGTCGAACAACGTATAGGAGGGCACCTTCATGGTGTTCTCGGCATCGGCCCAGCTGGAGCCGACGTAGCGCACACCACCACCCAGGCGCAGACCATCAAGTGCGGCACTGTCGAATCTGTAGTCAGCCCACAGCGAGGCCATGTGTCGCGGCGCTTGAGTGGGTGAGTTGCCCTTGTTCTCGATTACGTCGGTCGGTGTACTCAAAGTGCTGATCATCGATTTGGAATACTCGATGTCAGTGAAGGTGTAACTGCCGAGTACTTTCAAGTTGTCGGTCAGTTGCATGTGCGCTTCGAGCTCCAGACCTTGCGAGCGCACAGCGCCGACCGCGCGATAGAAGTTCTCCTGGGGCAGTTTGGTCGCGAGGTTTTCCTGATCGATGCGGAACAGCGAGGCGGTGAACAAGTTGTCGGTGCCTGGTGGCTGATACTTCAATCCGACTTCCCACTGCGTGCCATCGGTGGGGGCCAGTGGGTTGCCGGCGCTGTCTGCATAGGAGTTCGGATTGAACGACTCGGAGTAGCTGATGTAGGGCGCCAGACCGTTATCGAACAGGTATAACGCGCCGGCGCGGCCAGTGAGTTTCGTGCGTCGATCATTGATCTCTGTACCAACAGGACGTCCCGCTTCAGCAATGCGGTTTTCATCGGAGGTCTCCACCCAGTCCTGACGCAGACCCAGCGAGAAGCGCCATTTGTCCATCTCGATCAGGTCTTGCAGATACACACCGGTCTGTTCGAGGCGACGCAGATAGCTGGTCTCGCCGTACATCTCGATCGCCGAGTTGCCGTACACCGGATTGAACGCATTGATCGGTGCCAGTCCACCGCTGGTCCAGTCGACCACCGTTTTACGCCGCTGATAATCCGCGCCCATCAGCACCGTATGCTTGGTCGCGCCGGTAAAGAATTCCGCCTGCAGCATGTTGTCGACGATGAACGCATGCAGGCGCTCATCACCGCCGGTGTAATAGCGGTTCAGTTCGTTGCTGGTCGGGGTGGTCCAGCCATAGGCGTAGACCTGATCCATATTCACTTTGGAGTCGAGATAGCGGAAGTTCTGCCGGGCGGTGAAGACGTCGTTGAATCGGTGTTCGAACTGGTAGCCGAACGACTGCTGGTCACGGGAATAACCATCGATCCCCGGCTCGCCCTCGAAGAAGCGCGGCGAGATACGGCCGCCATTTCGCTGATGGATCGTGCCGTCCGCCGGAACGCCGCCGTGGTAGCCGCCGTCCGGATCATGCTGTAGATAGGCCTGCAGGGTCAGCGAGGTATCTTCAGTGAAATCGATGCTCAACGTCGGGGCGAGAGCGAAGCGTTTTTCCTTGTTGTGGTCGAATTGCGTGTCGGACTGATCGCTCAATCCGGTCAGACGATAAGCAATGCGCTTGTCGTCATCGACCGGGCCACTGAAGTCAAAACCAACCCCACGCTGGCCTTGTGTCCCAACGGTGGCCTGCACCTGGTGGTATGCCTCGTACAACGGTTTTTTGCTGGTGAGTGCGACCAGACCGCCGGGTGAGCTGCGGCCGTACAGCACGGACGACGGGCCTTTGAGAATATCCACGCGTTCGAGGAAATACGGATCGACCTGCATGGTGCTGTAGGTGCCGCTGTCGCCCATCGACTTGAGGCCGTCGAGGTAGATGTTGTCCACCGAGCCGTCGTTGAAACCGCGCATCGCCACGTAGTCATACCGATGCGTGGCGCCGTATGGGTTGGTCAGCACGCCCGGGGTGTAGCGCATCGCTTGCGAGACGGTTTGCGAGCCCTGGTCATCCATTTGCTCGCGCGTGACCACGGATACGCTCTGCGAGGTTTCCAGCAACGCGGTACTGGTCTTGGTGGCGATCTGGCTGTGCGTGGCGTTGTAGCCGGCCATGCTGCCCAGCGCATTGCCGAGAGCAAAACCTTTGATGTCGGTAGTCGGCAAGGCCAGTGCTTCGCTTTCGGCGAGCGGGCGCAGGATGTAGCTGCTGCCGTCCTGGCTGACGGCTTCCAGTCCCGAGCCGCCGAGCAAATGACTCAAGGCCTGATCGGTCGAATATTCGCCCTGCACGCCCGGGGATTGCTGACCCTGGGTCTGTTGCGGCGTCATCGACAAGGTGATGCCGGCCTGCCGGGCAAACTGATTCAACGCCTCGCCCAGTGGCCCGGCAGCAATGTTGTAGCGGTGGCTGACCTCGGTGCCGGCAGGGTTGGCGGCCAGACTCAGGCTTGGTAATACGCTGACACCCAGCGCGGTGGACAGCAGGGCTGCCCGCACCGCATGGCGCAGCAGTGTCGATTCTGCAGTGAAATTCAGAGGGTTCTTACAAGTAGCGCGGACAGTCATCATGGATTTCCGTAGGCAGTCGCGAGGGCTGAGTTGAAGTGCTTACTGACTAAGCCGGACTGTCTGAAAAAACCCGCCAAAAAAATTTCACACCGCGCGCTCGAGGGTCACCCACCAACGGGTGCGGTAGCGCAGTTGCACCGGCAGCGTCTGCGGCAGGACCGCCAGCAGCCTGTCGGTGTCCTCCAGACGGAACACACCGGACAAGCGCAGCTCAGCAATATCCGCCGCGCAACTCAGAAACCCCGGGCGGTAACGGGCGACTTCAGCAATAAAGTCGCCCAGCCGCATATTGCGCGTGACAATCAAGCCATCGAGCCAGGCGCCCGCATCCATATCCAGCTTCGGTGCCGCGCGCAAACCGCCTTGATCGACCAGAAAGCTCTGCCCGGCGAGGGCTTCGAGCGAATGACCGCCAGCGCGAACCACCACTCGGCCACGGGTAACGCTGAGCCGCGTGCACTGATCTTCCTGACGCAAAATGAAACGCGCAGCGAACGGCTCATAACTCCCGTGGCGATTCTGTACGCGCAGCGGTCGATCCGTCGCCGCGCCTTCGTCAGAGCCGCCGCAGGTAATAATGATTTCGCCGCGGGTCAGTTTGATCAGGCGCTGCCGGGCGGTGTAATCCAGATCCACGGCGCTGGCGGTGTTGAGCTCGATCCGCGTGCCGTCGGGCAACTGGAAGCCGCGCCGTTCGCCGGTCGCCGTGGCGTAGTCGGCGCTCCATTGCTGCCAGGCGGCGCTGTCCTTGGCCAGCCACGCGGCAGATCCCATCAACAGCGCACCGGACAGCAACTTCAAAGCCTGGCGTCGGCCCAGCTCCTGCGCACTGTTTTCCAGGGTGTTGAACGCGACCTGCGCGCCGGGCACGGCACGCAGGCTGGAACTCAATTCG
Protein-coding sequences here:
- a CDS encoding PepSY-associated TM helix domain-containing protein, producing the protein MRAFLVLLHRYIGLAIAVFLLLAGLTGSVLAFNHELDEWLNPQFFEATSVGERLSPGALVDAVQTAHPKLQVWYMEYPHEAGHTALLAAVPRNDPATGQPFDERNQVFYLDPVSAEQKGARYWGECCFQRENLIPFILEFHYNLTLPGNWGLLLMGLVAIAWVIDCFVALWLTFPRGKPFWKKWATAWKVKSGHAYRLNFDLHRAGGLWLWLLLLPIAVSSVAMNLPSQVFKPAVSLFSPIEPSVYEARGQMPVDELGTTQLSYQQVYERALQEGKRLGLTAAIGELYYSFEYNFYGAGFGQHDTDAHGKSWLFFHGTDGRLLGQEIAGQGTLGEQFFRLQLPIHGGRIIGVTGQIMIAVLGVLIAGLSGTGVYIWWRKWQARRSSKARKTA
- a CDS encoding TonB-dependent siderophore receptor, translated to MTVRATCKNPLNFTAESTLLRHAVRAALLSTALGVSVLPSLSLAANPAGTEVSHRYNIAAGPLGEALNQFARQAGITLSMTPQQTQGQQSPGVQGEYSTDQALSHLLGGSGLEAVSQDGSSYILRPLAESEALALPTTDIKGFALGNALGSMAGYNATHSQIATKTSTALLETSQSVSVVTREQMDDQGSQTVSQAMRYTPGVLTNPYGATHRYDYVAMRGFNDGSVDNIYLDGLKSMGDSGTYSTMQVDPYFLERVDILKGPSSVLYGRSSPGGLVALTSKKPLYEAYHQVQATVGTQGQRGVGFDFSGPVDDDKRIAYRLTGLSDQSDTQFDHNKEKRFALAPTLSIDFTEDTSLTLQAYLQHDPDGGYHGGVPADGTIHQRNGGRISPRFFEGEPGIDGYSRDQQSFGYQFEHRFNDVFTARQNFRYLDSKVNMDQVYAYGWTTPTSNELNRYYTGGDERLHAFIVDNMLQAEFFTGATKHTVLMGADYQRRKTVVDWTSGGLAPINAFNPVYGNSAIEMYGETSYLRRLEQTGVYLQDLIEMDKWRFSLGLRQDWVETSDENRIAEAGRPVGTEINDRRTKLTGRAGALYLFDNGLAPYISYSESFNPNSYADSAGNPLAPTDGTQWEVGLKYQPPGTDNLFTASLFRIDQENLATKLPQENFYRAVGAVRSQGLELEAHMQLTDNLKVLGSYTFTDIEYSKSMISTLSTPTDVIENKGNSPTQAPRHMASLWADYRFDSAALDGLRLGGGVRYVGSSWADAENTMKVPSYTLFDASIGYDLGKIGLKGVDVRLNANNLTNESYVASCASLNFCYMGEERNVAATVSYQF
- a CDS encoding FecR domain-containing protein — its product is MPVDNLSLGRRVEPRQQVVKQAIHWLLRLRNNHGNSRLTRQCEQWRAEHHEHEIAWQRMQSLHAELSSSLRAVPGAQVAFNTLENSAQELGRRQALKLLSGALLMGSAAWLAKDSAAWQQWSADYATATGERRGFQLPDGTRIELNTASAVDLDYTARQRLIKLTRGEIIITCGGSDEGAATDRPLRVQNRHGSYEPFAARFILRQEDQCTRLSVTRGRVVVRAGGHSLEALAGQSFLVDQGGLRAAPKLDMDAGAWLDGLIVTRNMRLGDFIAEVARYRPGFLSCAADIAELRLSGVFRLEDTDRLLAVLPQTLPVQLRYRTRWWVTLERAV